From a single Rhodococcus qingshengii JCM 15477 genomic region:
- a CDS encoding amino acid ABC transporter permease: MNLLSKYGDQLLEAFWTTIQLTFFSAIGAVIIGVLIAAMRVSPVPVARFLGAAYVTVFRNTPLTLILLFCLFGLSQTLGVNLAKSDSPTFLVDNNFRLAVLGLSVYTAAFVCESLRSGINTVPVGQAEAGRSLGLSFAQNLRLIVLPQAFRAVTAPLGSVLIALTKNSTIAAVIGVSEASALMKKMIENEAAIFVVGGIFAVGFVILTLPMGLIFGKLSKRFEVSR, encoded by the coding sequence GTGAACCTTCTGAGCAAGTACGGCGACCAGCTTCTGGAAGCCTTCTGGACCACGATCCAGCTGACATTTTTCTCCGCGATCGGCGCTGTCATCATCGGTGTGCTGATCGCGGCGATGCGCGTGTCACCGGTCCCGGTCGCCCGATTCCTGGGCGCCGCGTACGTGACCGTGTTCCGCAATACCCCCCTCACACTGATTCTGTTGTTCTGTCTGTTCGGTCTTTCGCAGACGCTCGGAGTCAACCTCGCCAAGTCGGATTCGCCGACATTTCTGGTGGACAACAACTTCCGACTCGCCGTCCTCGGCCTCAGTGTCTACACCGCCGCGTTCGTGTGTGAGTCACTTCGATCGGGAATCAATACCGTTCCGGTCGGCCAGGCCGAAGCGGGCCGATCACTCGGTCTGTCGTTTGCACAAAATCTTCGGCTGATCGTCCTGCCTCAGGCATTTCGCGCGGTCACAGCACCGCTGGGTAGCGTGCTGATCGCACTGACCAAGAACTCGACCATCGCCGCGGTGATCGGCGTATCCGAAGCGTCAGCGCTGATGAAGAAGATGATCGAAAACGAAGCGGCGATCTTCGTCGTCGGTGGAATCTTCGCTGTCGGTTTCGTGATCCTGACACTTCCCATGGGCTTGATCTTCGGCAAGCTGAGCAAGCGATTCGAGGTTTCACGATGA
- a CDS encoding glutamate ABC transporter substrate-binding protein — protein sequence MKINRSVRFGIGIMAIAFAATACGGGEEKSASQSAADGTLTVGIKFDQPGLGQRNPDGTFSGFDVEVARYIANELGVKPEGITFKESPSAQRETLIQNGEVDYIVATYSITDARKEKVGFAGPYFIAGQSLLVRSDNTDITGRDSLSGGKKLCSVTGSTPAQKVKDSVPDVQLQEFDTYSACVEALRNGAVDAVTTDDIILAGFAAQYPGQLKVVGEPFTTENYGVGLAKDDSETRGKINDAIEKMISTGAWEEAFNNTVGASGYPIPAPPTVDRY from the coding sequence ATGAAGATCAATCGCTCCGTCCGTTTCGGAATCGGAATCATGGCTATCGCGTTCGCTGCCACGGCTTGTGGTGGAGGAGAAGAAAAGAGCGCATCGCAGAGTGCTGCCGACGGAACGCTCACCGTCGGTATCAAGTTCGATCAGCCCGGCCTCGGTCAGCGCAATCCGGACGGGACGTTCTCCGGCTTCGACGTCGAGGTAGCCCGGTACATCGCGAACGAACTCGGCGTGAAGCCCGAAGGAATCACCTTCAAGGAATCACCGTCAGCCCAACGCGAGACCCTGATCCAGAACGGCGAGGTCGACTACATTGTGGCCACCTACTCGATCACCGACGCACGCAAGGAAAAGGTCGGCTTTGCCGGTCCGTACTTCATCGCCGGCCAATCGCTGCTCGTTCGCTCCGACAACACCGACATCACCGGTCGCGATTCTCTCAGCGGCGGCAAGAAGCTCTGCTCGGTGACTGGCTCCACTCCGGCTCAGAAGGTCAAGGACTCCGTACCTGACGTCCAACTTCAGGAGTTCGACACCTACTCTGCTTGTGTCGAAGCACTGCGCAACGGCGCTGTCGACGCAGTCACCACCGATGACATCATCCTCGCTGGTTTTGCCGCACAGTACCCCGGCCAGTTGAAGGTCGTCGGAGAACCGTTCACAACGGAAAACTACGGCGTCGGCCTGGCCAAGGACGATTCCGAGACCCGCGGCAAGATCAACGACGCCATCGAGAAGATGATCTCCACCGGCGCATGGGAAGAAGCCTTCAACAACACCGTTGGCGCTTCGGGCTACCCCATCCCGGCGCCGCCCACCGTTGATCGTTACTGA